A portion of the Drosophila sechellia strain sech25 chromosome 2R, ASM438219v1, whole genome shotgun sequence genome contains these proteins:
- the LOC6615709 gene encoding uncharacterized protein LOC6615709 isoform X1: MFVLLGALCLLQTASLVPAQLFTLRDGKVGVNFAGYHADAGLGGLLTGNSAHGGLSASAGTPWGSRAAAGLGGNLDGRAAGVGYAAAQANPSVGASALLGGSAGEHGYIGAEAHSPGRTLISSSQHSVQPAYPADPVPASPTSGPVVTSHIQKVKPPKKYSLIHQDPDRSEIIENHVKAAADADAVNNHQLPRPPATPTSLIIVKRPRAHAKRQRQRQRVVYVMQQQQEEQQIPDAEAQKDAPQSTVEARSEAKVVQAHKYKSVQRPQAVNNRFLAPQAQGPVGLALDIPIGILRSLQQSLGALGGGAVPQQPAAAAAVAGAQANAHNH, translated from the exons CTGTTTACGCTGCGCGATGGCAAGGTGGGCGTGAACTTCGCTGGATATCACGCAGATGCGGGACTCGGCGGACTCCTCACGGGCAACTCTGCCCACGGCGGACTCAGCGCCTCGGCCGGAACTCCTTGGGGCTCCCGGGCAGCCGCCGGTCTGGGCGGCAATCTGGATG GACGCGCAGCCGGCGTGGGCTACGCCGCCGCCCAGGCCAATCCCTCGGTGGGGGCCAGTGCGCTTCTGGGCGGCAGCGCCGGCGAGCACGGCTACATCGGAGCCGAGGCGCACAGTCCTGGTCGCACCCTGATCTCCTCCTCGCAGCACTCCGTCCAGCCGGCATATCCTGCTGATCCTGTGCCCGCCTCACCCACCTCCGGTCCCGTCGTCACCAGCCACATCCAGAAGGTCAAGCCGCCCAAGAAGTACTCGCTGATCCACCAAGAT CCGGACCGCAGCGAAATCATTGAAAATCATGTTAAAGCGGCCGCAGATGCCGATGCGGTGAATAACCACCAGCTTCCCCGTCcgccggccacgcccacctcgCTGATAATTGTCAAGCGACCACGCGCACATGCAAAGCGACAACGACAGCGGCAACGTGTCGTATACgtgatgcagcagcagcaggaggagcagcaaaTTCCGGACGCGGAAGCCCAAAAGGACGCGCCGCAGTCGACCGTTGAG GCGAGGAGCGAGGCCAAGGTGGTCCAGGCCCACAAGTACAAGTCCGTCCAGCGACCCCAGGCCGTGAACAATCGCTTCCTGGCACCACAGGCCCAAGGACCCGTGGGCCTGGCCCTCGAT ATTCCCATTGGCATCCTGCGCTCCCTGCAGCAATCCTTGGGCGCCCTGGGCGGAGGAGCAGTTCCTCAGCagccagcagctgcagctgctgttgcaggTGCCCAGGCCAACGCCCACAACCACTAG
- the LOC6615709 gene encoding uncharacterized protein LOC6615709 isoform X3, with product MFVLLGALCLLQTASLVPAQLFTLRDGKVGVNFAGYHADAGLGGLLTGNSAHGGLSASAGTPWGSRAAAGLGGNLDGRAAGVGYAAAQANPSVGASALLGGSAGEHGYIGAEAHSPGRTLISSSQHSVQPAYPADPVPASPTSGPVVTSHIQKVKPPKKYSLIHQDIPIGILRSLQQSLGALGGGAVPQQPAAAAAVAGAQANAHNH from the exons CTGTTTACGCTGCGCGATGGCAAGGTGGGCGTGAACTTCGCTGGATATCACGCAGATGCGGGACTCGGCGGACTCCTCACGGGCAACTCTGCCCACGGCGGACTCAGCGCCTCGGCCGGAACTCCTTGGGGCTCCCGGGCAGCCGCCGGTCTGGGCGGCAATCTGGATG GACGCGCAGCCGGCGTGGGCTACGCCGCCGCCCAGGCCAATCCCTCGGTGGGGGCCAGTGCGCTTCTGGGCGGCAGCGCCGGCGAGCACGGCTACATCGGAGCCGAGGCGCACAGTCCTGGTCGCACCCTGATCTCCTCCTCGCAGCACTCCGTCCAGCCGGCATATCCTGCTGATCCTGTGCCCGCCTCACCCACCTCCGGTCCCGTCGTCACCAGCCACATCCAGAAGGTCAAGCCGCCCAAGAAGTACTCGCTGATCCACCAAGAT ATTCCCATTGGCATCCTGCGCTCCCTGCAGCAATCCTTGGGCGCCCTGGGCGGAGGAGCAGTTCCTCAGCagccagcagctgcagctgctgttgcaggTGCCCAGGCCAACGCCCACAACCACTAG
- the LOC6615709 gene encoding uncharacterized protein LOC6615709 isoform X2, with translation MFVLLGALCLLQTASLVPAQLFTLRDGKVGVNFAGYHADAGLGGLLTGNSAHGGLSASAGTPWGSRAAAGLGGNLDGRAAGVGYAAAQANPSVGASALLGGSAGEHGYIGAEAHSPGRTLISSSQHSVQPAYPADPVPASPTSGPVVTSHIQKVKPPKKYSLIHQDARSEAKVVQAHKYKSVQRPQAVNNRFLAPQAQGPVGLALDIPIGILRSLQQSLGALGGGAVPQQPAAAAAVAGAQANAHNH, from the exons CTGTTTACGCTGCGCGATGGCAAGGTGGGCGTGAACTTCGCTGGATATCACGCAGATGCGGGACTCGGCGGACTCCTCACGGGCAACTCTGCCCACGGCGGACTCAGCGCCTCGGCCGGAACTCCTTGGGGCTCCCGGGCAGCCGCCGGTCTGGGCGGCAATCTGGATG GACGCGCAGCCGGCGTGGGCTACGCCGCCGCCCAGGCCAATCCCTCGGTGGGGGCCAGTGCGCTTCTGGGCGGCAGCGCCGGCGAGCACGGCTACATCGGAGCCGAGGCGCACAGTCCTGGTCGCACCCTGATCTCCTCCTCGCAGCACTCCGTCCAGCCGGCATATCCTGCTGATCCTGTGCCCGCCTCACCCACCTCCGGTCCCGTCGTCACCAGCCACATCCAGAAGGTCAAGCCGCCCAAGAAGTACTCGCTGATCCACCAAGAT GCGAGGAGCGAGGCCAAGGTGGTCCAGGCCCACAAGTACAAGTCCGTCCAGCGACCCCAGGCCGTGAACAATCGCTTCCTGGCACCACAGGCCCAAGGACCCGTGGGCCTGGCCCTCGAT ATTCCCATTGGCATCCTGCGCTCCCTGCAGCAATCCTTGGGCGCCCTGGGCGGAGGAGCAGTTCCTCAGCagccagcagctgcagctgctgttgcaggTGCCCAGGCCAACGCCCACAACCACTAG